GGCAACCCCCTCGTATGTGCCAGTGGGTGCGCGGTGATAGACATCATCAACCGCAACCACATCCTGGACAACGTCAGCACCGTAGGCGCTGCCTGGAAGAAGGACCTCGAGGCCCTCAAGGCGAAGCACCCCGGAAAGATCAAGGACGTCCGCGGGATGGGCTTCATAATCGGCGTGGAGATGGACTCCGAGGAGACCGCGGCCGGCGTGAGGAAGTACATGGCCGACCACCAGGTCCTCGTGAACGTGGCCCACGGGAAGACCGTCAGACTGATCCCTCCGCTCATATTCACCATGGAGCAGAAGGACGAGTTCATGAGGGCCTTCACCGCCGCGCTCGAGTGAGTACACATTGTCCCTAAACAGGTGTATGTGCCTGTTTCAGGGACAATAAAAACCTATTTCCCGTTTCTTTCCAACATTTTGTTTGAGATAGGACATTAATACTTGTCCTACGATTACGGCATCATGGCAGAGACAGTGTCCCGCGAGAGTCTCGCGGAGAGGACCAGGATCTATATCGATGCCCACCCGAGCATCAAGGACTGCGTAGCGAAAGGCCTCATCAACTATTCCTCGCTGGCGCGTCTCATAATGAAGGACCTGGAGGTAGGGAACGAGGAGGCGGTCATGATCGCCTGCAGGCGCTACGCCTCCAAGCTCAGCGTGACGACCGACCACGAGCTCGCCATCCTCAGCGTCCTGAAGGACAGCAGGCTCGAGATGAGGACCAAGACGTGCATCGTCACGGCCAAGAACGACTGGACCGTCCTCCACAAGATGGACAACCTGTTCAAGGACCTGTGGAACGAGAACTCCATCATGCAGTGCGTGCAGTCGGCGTCCGCCGTCACCATCATCGCGGACCGCATGCTGAAGGAGAGGATCACCGATACCGTCGGCAGGTTCAACATCATCAAGGTGAGGGAGAACCTCGTCGAGATCGTCGTGAAGTCGCCGGAGAAGATCGTCGACACCGCGGGTGTCATCGCGTACCTGATCACCAACCTTTCAGATGCGGGCATCAACATCGAGGAGACCGTGTCCTGTCACACCGACACCATCTTCATCGTCAACGAGCCCGACATGATCAACGCCTACTCGGTGCTCACCAAGTGCATCCAGTCGGCGGAGGAGACCATCGGCAAGAACTGAAAGGGGAGGGGCCCCGCCCCTCCCGAACATCCCTTCTCCGGCCGTATGCCGTTTTTCTCGGTCGGAGGCTCCTATTCAAATACTTGAACTCATAACCCCACCTATCAGGTCTTCTTTTCTGGAGGCCTTTTGAAGGTATCCAAAAATGACTTCTTTCGAAGACCTCGGGGTATCCCCCGATATAGTAAGGGCTGCGGCCGACATGGGTTGGACGGAGCCCACCCCCGTACAGATGGAGGCGGTCCCCGCCGGATTGGAAGGACGCGACCTCATAGCCAAGGCGCAGACCGGTACCGGTAAGACCGGCGCATATTCCATGATCACTATGACCAGGGCGAAGCCCGGGTCGAAGGTCCCGTCCGTCCTCATCATCGCCCCCACCAGGGAGCTCGCCATGCAGGTGGATGCGGAGATCAGGAAACTGTCCAAGCGCTCCGGCCACTGCAGCGTCCCAGTGTACGGAGGGGCGGACATGCGCAGGCAGTCCGACGACATCCGCAGGGGCGCCGACATCATAGTGGGGACCCCCGGCCGCCTGAGGGACATGTGCGAGAGGGGGATACTGGTCCTCGACAGGGTCAGCGAGGTCGTCATCGACGAGGCGGACCGCATGATGGAGATGGGTTTCGAGGACGACCTCGACGCCGTGCTGGAACATGTGCCCAAGGAGAGGCACACCATGATGTTCAGCGCCACCATGACGCGTGCCGTCGAGAGGCTCGAGAAGGACATGCTCGACGACCCGGCGGTCGTGGACGCCTCCGACGGGAACGCCGTCACCGGCCTCACCAAGCAGTACGTGGTCAAATGCAGGAGGGACGAGAAGAAGGACATGCTGAGGGAGATCCTTTCCAAAGGCACTCCCAAGGCCATCGTCTTCTGTGCCACCAAGACCATGGTGGACGACCTGTTCCAGGAGTTCAGGGACGACGCGAAGGCGGGGACCCTCCACGGGGACATGCCCCAGTCGCTCAGGGAGAGGGTCATCAGGAACTTCAGGGACAACAGGGTCCTCGTTCTGATCGCCACCGACGTGGCCGCCAGGGGTCTGGACATCGAGGACGTCGACCTGGTGGTCAACTACGACGCACCGTCCAGGGCGGATACCTACATCCACAGGATCGGCAGGACCGGCCGCGCCGGCAGGGAGGGGGTATCCCTCACACTCGCCACCAAGAGGGACATGGATTTCGTCCGTGACTACGAGCACGAGATCGGCATGAGGATCAGGGCCATCGACGTGGACGACATAGAACCCTTCGAGACCGTCCACGAGCCGGTCAGGAGGGAGAGGAGGCCGCAGCGTGGGGAGAGGCAGGCATCCGCGGACAGGGTGAAGGCCCCCCGCGGGAAGAAGGCCGGGAAGGAGAGCGCCAGGCCCCAGAGGTCCGACGACCGCATGGTGGTGGAGGTCAACGTCGGGAAGAACGACGACGTCAACAGGACCCAGCTGGCCGATTTCATAAGGAAGAGGGCGGGACTCGGGGAGGGCGATATCGGAAAGGTCGGACTCGGTACGGCCTCGTCCTTCGTGGAGGTCCCGGCGGATGCGGCGGACCTCGTCATCGAGTCCGTCGGAGGCAGCGTCTTCGGAGGAAAGACCGTCACCTGCGACTACGCCCCCGAGAAGAAGAAGTTCGCCGACCGCTACGGCGGGAAGAATCGCACCGCCTGATCCCGGGCGGCGCATGCGGTGAACGGTCCCCTTCTCTCCAGGGGTCCCGTCCGAGGGGCGGGCCCCTTTTTCCTCCTCTTTGACGAGGGTTTATGAACACACACGGCATGTTCCAGATGCTATAGAGAGGGGCGATATGCAAATGGGTCTGTTCAAGAGGAAGCCTGCCGAGGAGGAGCCGAAGGTCGAGGCGCCCGTCCTCAGGGACGGCGACGGCTGGAGGGTGTGCGTCCATTACGGGGACATGATGTTCGACAAGGGGGAGATACCGTACGCGGTGGATTTCTGGACGGAGGCGGTGGACCGCTTCGACGGCTCCGACAAGGCGTTCGGCAGCATGTGCCAGGGGATCGCCGACCGTGTCGTTGGATGCTGCTGGAGGGAGTCCAGGGGAGGTTCCGTCTGCCCCGTAAACCTGGTGGCCCGCATAGAGTCGGAGATCGAGGTCAAATGGCCGGAGATCTCGAAGGAGGGCAGCATAACCCAGAAGGTCTTCGACGGCCTCATGGCGAAGATGAGTTCCTGCGACACCGTGGAGCATGTGGTCATGATATTCATGGACGCATGCTTCTGCCAGATCGGGTATATGGGCAACGCCCCGGACATAAGGGAGGTCCCCG
The nucleotide sequence above comes from Candidatus Methanomethylophilus alvi Mx1201. Encoded proteins:
- a CDS encoding DEAD/DEAH box helicase, encoding MTSFEDLGVSPDIVRAAADMGWTEPTPVQMEAVPAGLEGRDLIAKAQTGTGKTGAYSMITMTRAKPGSKVPSVLIIAPTRELAMQVDAEIRKLSKRSGHCSVPVYGGADMRRQSDDIRRGADIIVGTPGRLRDMCERGILVLDRVSEVVIDEADRMMEMGFEDDLDAVLEHVPKERHTMMFSATMTRAVERLEKDMLDDPAVVDASDGNAVTGLTKQYVVKCRRDEKKDMLREILSKGTPKAIVFCATKTMVDDLFQEFRDDAKAGTLHGDMPQSLRERVIRNFRDNRVLVLIATDVAARGLDIEDVDLVVNYDAPSRADTYIHRIGRTGRAGREGVSLTLATKRDMDFVRDYEHEIGMRIRAIDVDDIEPFETVHEPVRRERRPQRGERQASADRVKAPRGKKAGKESARPQRSDDRMVVEVNVGKNDDVNRTQLADFIRKRAGLGEGDIGKVGLGTASSFVEVPADAADLVIESVGGSVFGGKTVTCDYAPEKKKFADRYGGKNRTA
- a CDS encoding DUF7523 family protein; translated protein: MAETVSRESLAERTRIYIDAHPSIKDCVAKGLINYSSLARLIMKDLEVGNEEAVMIACRRYASKLSVTTDHELAILSVLKDSRLEMRTKTCIVTAKNDWTVLHKMDNLFKDLWNENSIMQCVQSASAVTIIADRMLKERITDTVGRFNIIKVRENLVEIVVKSPEKIVDTAGVIAYLITNLSDAGINIEETVSCHTDTIFIVNEPDMINAYSVLTKCIQSAEETIGKN